The following are from one region of the Microbacterium sp. BK668 genome:
- a CDS encoding GPW/gp25 family protein encodes MIRHDFAHPLRVDAASHQIARTDYARHVSQLVKQLLLTSPGERVCLPEFGCGLRRLVFAPQSDALAATVRIQVQQAIDRWLADQVELLDVDVASGAATPGSGLDEGAMLITVSYALVETRTPDSVTVRVG; translated from the coding sequence GTGATCCGGCACGACTTCGCCCACCCGCTGCGCGTCGACGCGGCATCCCACCAGATCGCGCGCACCGACTACGCCCGTCACGTGAGCCAGCTCGTGAAGCAGCTGCTGCTGACGAGCCCCGGCGAGCGCGTCTGCCTGCCCGAGTTCGGCTGCGGCCTGCGCCGCCTGGTCTTCGCCCCGCAGTCCGACGCCCTCGCGGCGACGGTGCGCATCCAGGTCCAGCAGGCGATCGATCGCTGGCTCGCGGACCAGGTGGAGCTGCTGGACGTCGACGTGGCCTCGGGCGCCGCGACCCCGGGGAGCGGCCTCGACGAGGGAGCCATGCTCATCACGGTGTCGTACGCGCTCGTCGAGACGCGCACGCCCGACAGCGTGACGGTGAGGGTGGGCTGA
- a CDS encoding baseplate J/gp47 family protein: MPDRLTDLVASTTLNGIDFVEIGDPAQTLLRVHFLNTVTVEGTLAATTPVRITGGETVAAVPVEPIGGADWTTDDAGRPVLTVRTPFPGDFSHYRLSVASTALDPFFATILFTFKAGCPSTLDCADDEECEPDDTPAPAIDYLAKDFTSLRAALLDYTASAYPRWVERDEPDVGMMLVELLSAAGDDLSYLQDRITGESALATATQQVSAVRHARLVDYEPTPATSAETLVQIDVAFPGLARGLTIGAGLPDGSTLPFELGGPLLDPDSGALRTDPLAVDPRWNRFDRTGPQPVPRILPYWWDDAVVCLPAGSTELWVRGHGYSFPIGDPREGTVGLAVLLDTAAPTAADPTVREVVHLTGAAEEVDPLYGIALTHLTWDAGEALAVEHALDRTVLAGNLVAAVEGQRYTERFVIEPDPGGPDAPLAAVVRSGPDAGCDDATPQYLHTLEAGTLAWVREGSARLPEIAVVELPETAGDTATIWRWRRTLLDADLFEQAYTVDPVVYRDLRRSPRDLPWFEYDGDDGDSVRFGDGVFGELPPTGARFEVTYRTTAGATGNVAADAVTIVGDDLAGIVLSATNPFPAAGGEDRESIAHIRDNAPYAFRARQFRAVRAEDYTATAKELPWVLDAGTRVRWTGSWLSVFTTAQPPTGEAPSTGQTGELVELLDRRRLAGYDVHTPAPRYVGLDLVVTVCALPGARRGEVEEAVLDELGTGRTCDGRLGFFAPGRLRFGAPLERSELEASVQRASGVDGVVSVRYRRRGHVPWYRPMPEVVSVGLDEILRADNDANRPDRGSIRVVVKGVA, from the coding sequence ATGCCGGACCGTCTCACCGACCTCGTCGCCTCGACGACGCTGAACGGGATCGACTTCGTCGAGATCGGCGATCCCGCGCAGACGCTCCTGCGCGTCCACTTCCTCAACACGGTGACGGTCGAAGGAACGCTCGCGGCGACGACCCCGGTCCGCATCACCGGCGGCGAGACGGTGGCCGCGGTCCCCGTCGAGCCCATCGGCGGGGCCGACTGGACGACGGATGACGCGGGCCGCCCCGTGCTGACGGTGCGCACGCCCTTCCCCGGCGACTTCTCGCACTACCGCCTGTCGGTCGCGAGCACCGCGCTCGACCCCTTCTTCGCCACCATCCTGTTCACGTTCAAGGCGGGGTGCCCGTCCACGCTCGACTGCGCCGACGACGAGGAATGCGAGCCGGACGACACCCCCGCGCCCGCGATCGACTACCTCGCGAAGGACTTCACGAGCCTGCGCGCCGCGCTGCTCGACTACACCGCCTCCGCCTATCCGAGATGGGTCGAGCGGGATGAGCCCGACGTCGGGATGATGCTGGTCGAGCTCCTGAGCGCCGCAGGCGACGACCTCTCCTACCTCCAGGACCGCATCACCGGCGAATCGGCCCTCGCGACCGCGACCCAGCAGGTATCGGCGGTGCGTCATGCCCGGCTCGTCGACTACGAGCCGACGCCCGCGACCTCGGCGGAGACCCTCGTGCAGATCGACGTCGCCTTCCCGGGCCTCGCCCGGGGCCTCACGATCGGCGCCGGCCTCCCCGACGGGTCGACCCTGCCGTTCGAGCTCGGCGGGCCGCTGCTCGACCCCGACTCCGGGGCGCTGCGCACCGATCCCCTCGCCGTCGACCCGCGGTGGAATCGCTTCGACCGTACCGGCCCGCAGCCGGTCCCGCGCATCCTGCCGTACTGGTGGGACGACGCCGTCGTGTGCCTGCCGGCCGGCTCGACGGAGCTGTGGGTGCGCGGGCACGGGTACAGCTTCCCGATCGGCGATCCCCGCGAGGGCACCGTCGGCCTCGCGGTGCTGCTCGACACCGCCGCCCCGACCGCCGCCGACCCGACCGTCCGCGAGGTCGTGCACCTGACGGGCGCCGCCGAGGAGGTCGACCCGCTCTACGGCATCGCGCTCACGCACCTCACGTGGGATGCGGGCGAGGCGCTCGCCGTCGAGCACGCGCTCGACCGCACGGTGCTCGCCGGCAACCTCGTGGCCGCGGTCGAGGGGCAGCGGTACACGGAGCGATTCGTGATCGAGCCCGACCCGGGCGGTCCCGACGCCCCGCTCGCGGCGGTCGTGCGCAGCGGACCCGACGCCGGGTGCGACGACGCGACGCCGCAGTACCTCCACACCCTCGAGGCGGGCACGCTCGCGTGGGTGCGCGAGGGGAGCGCCCGCCTCCCCGAGATCGCGGTCGTCGAGCTTCCCGAGACCGCGGGAGACACCGCGACCATCTGGCGCTGGCGCCGCACCCTTCTCGATGCCGATCTCTTCGAGCAGGCCTACACGGTGGATCCCGTCGTCTACCGCGACCTTCGCCGCTCGCCCCGCGACCTGCCGTGGTTCGAGTACGACGGAGACGACGGCGACTCGGTGCGCTTCGGCGACGGGGTCTTCGGCGAGCTCCCGCCGACGGGGGCCCGCTTCGAGGTGACCTATCGCACGACGGCGGGAGCGACGGGGAACGTCGCGGCCGACGCCGTCACCATCGTCGGGGACGACCTCGCCGGCATCGTCCTCTCCGCGACCAACCCCTTCCCGGCGGCGGGCGGCGAGGACCGCGAGTCGATCGCGCACATCCGCGACAATGCGCCGTACGCGTTCCGGGCTCGTCAGTTCCGCGCCGTCCGCGCGGAGGACTACACCGCTACGGCCAAGGAGCTGCCGTGGGTCCTCGACGCGGGGACGAGGGTGCGCTGGACGGGAAGCTGGCTCAGCGTCTTCACCACCGCGCAGCCCCCGACGGGCGAGGCGCCGAGCACCGGGCAGACCGGCGAGCTCGTCGAGCTGCTCGATCGGCGAAGGCTGGCCGGCTACGACGTGCACACGCCGGCTCCCCGGTATGTGGGACTGGACCTCGTCGTGACGGTGTGCGCCCTGCCCGGCGCGCGACGCGGTGAGGTGGAGGAAGCCGTCCTCGACGAGCTCGGCACGGGGCGCACGTGCGACGGACGGCTCGGCTTCTTCGCGCCGGGCCGGCTGCGGTTCGGCGCACCACTGGAGCGCAGCGAGCTCGAGGCATCCGTCCAGCGCGCATCCGGCGTCGACGGCGTCGTGTCGGTGCGGTACCGCCGCCGGGGGCACGTGCCCTGGTATCGCCCGATGCCCGAGGTCGTCTCGGTCGGCCTCGATGAGATCCTCCGTGCCGACAACGACGCGAACCGCCCCGACCGCGGGTCGATCCGGGTCGTGGTGAAGGGGGTGGCGTGA